One part of the uncultured Celeribacter sp. genome encodes these proteins:
- a CDS encoding ABC transporter permease, whose translation MRLSPLNQRRWRNFKSNRRAYWSLILFSILFGLSLFAEFLANDKPILVQYRGSYYMPIFKFYPETEFGGDFRTEALYRYPEVQCLIETGGLVDCFDDPEGYLEDAQDGEVNGEQIEKGWMIWPPIRYSFNTQVEGPGAAPSPPTSQNWLGTDDTKRDVVARVIYGFRLSILFTIIVSLAASLIGVVAGAIQGFFGGRTDLIFQRVLEIWGAMPSLYVIIILFAILGRSFWLLVFVTILFGWTALVGVVRAEFLRARNFEYIRAARALGVSNWTIMFRHMLPNAMVATLTMLPFIVTGNIGTLAALDFLGFGLPSALPSLGELTLQAKQNLQAPWLGFTAFFTYAIMLSLLVFVFEGVRDAFDPRKTFR comes from the coding sequence ATGAGACTTTCGCCCCTCAATCAGCGCCGCTGGCGCAACTTCAAATCCAATCGCCGCGCCTACTGGTCGCTGATCCTGTTTTCGATCCTGTTCGGCCTGTCGCTCTTTGCCGAGTTTCTGGCCAACGACAAACCGATCCTCGTGCAGTATCGCGGCAGCTATTACATGCCGATTTTCAAGTTTTATCCGGAGACGGAATTTGGCGGCGATTTCAGAACCGAGGCGCTGTATCGCTATCCCGAAGTGCAATGTCTAATCGAGACCGGCGGGCTCGTGGACTGTTTCGATGATCCTGAAGGCTATCTCGAAGATGCGCAGGACGGTGAGGTCAACGGCGAACAGATCGAAAAGGGCTGGATGATCTGGCCGCCCATTCGCTATTCCTTCAACACCCAGGTCGAAGGACCGGGGGCTGCGCCATCGCCGCCAACCTCACAGAACTGGTTGGGCACGGATGACACCAAGCGCGATGTGGTTGCCCGGGTGATCTACGGGTTCCGCCTGTCGATCCTGTTCACGATCATCGTGTCACTGGCCGCATCGCTGATCGGGGTGGTCGCAGGTGCGATACAGGGGTTCTTCGGTGGACGCACCGACCTGATTTTCCAGCGGGTTCTGGAAATCTGGGGGGCGATGCCGTCGCTCTATGTGATCATCATCCTCTTTGCCATTCTGGGGCGAAGTTTCTGGCTGCTGGTCTTTGTGACGATCCTGTTTGGCTGGACCGCATTGGTCGGTGTGGTGCGCGCCGAATTCCTGCGCGCCCGCAATTTCGAATACATCCGCGCGGCGCGGGCGCTGGGCGTGTCGAACTGGACGATCATGTTCCGGCACATGCTGCCCAACGCCATGGTGGCGACGCTGACCATGCTGCCTTTCATCGTGACGGGCAACATCGGCACGCTGGCGGCACTGGATTTTCTGGGCTTCGGTCTGCCCTCGGCATTGCCGTCGTTGGGCGAACTGACCCTGCAGGCCAAACAGAACCTTCAGGCCCCCTGGCTGGGCTTCACCGCCTTCTTCACCTACGCGATCATGTTGTCTCTTCTGGTCTTCGTCTTCGAAGGCGTACGCGACGCATTTGACCCGAGAAAGACTTTCAGATGA